The genome window TCTGGCTCGGCAGCCGCCATCGTTGCGGCGGCCGAGGGTGATCTGCTCCAGCTCGGCTCGGGAAACTGGATTGCCATCGCCAATGGCGAAGGCGGGGATTTTGCGGAGCGTCTCTATCGCGCGGGTGCATTTCTGGTGACGTCGCCGAGTGTGGCGGAAGCATGTCTTTAACGCCAAAACGGCGGGAACTGGGGCTGAAAAGCGATGAATGAAGCAGTGGAAACCAGGTCGAGCGGCCTTGACGGGATGCGCCAGCGCTTCGCCAAGGTGTACGTGATTTTCACCTGGCTGAATGTTCTGGTCGTCATGGCGGTCGCCTGGGGCAGCGAGAATGTCTCGGCCGTTGTCGTCTCTGCCGCCGCGCTCCTGATGGGCGCCGCCACCACCGCGGCGTGGCTCAAGGAGGGCACGGGCGTGCCGGCGCGCATCGTGAGCGCCATGTCGATGGCCGGCCTTGTCAGCCTTCTCGTCGCCGCGATGGGAGGAGGCGATCCGGCGCATTCCTTCCAGATCGACGGCCACATGTATTTCTTCGCGGCTCTTGCGATTCTTGCCGGCTGGGTCGACTGGCGGGCATTGGTCGCTTTCAGCGCCGTGGTGGCGGTGCATCATCTCGTGTTCAACCTGATGATGCCGGCAATGGTCTTTCCCGATGGTGCCAACTTCCTGCGTGTCGTCATGCACGCCGTGGTCATTGTGCTGGAAACCGGTGCGTTGATCTGGCTGACCGCTCAGGTTCAGGCCACCTTTGCGTCCGCAATGCATGCCGTCGACGAAGCCAACGCGGCGCGTCACGAAAGCGAGAACCTCAAGGTCGCCGATGACGCGCGCCGCGAGGCTGACCTGGCGCGCCAGGCCGATATCGAGACGGGGATCGTCGAGTTCCGCAAGGACATCGAGACTAAGCTCGATGATGTGACGGCTCGTGCAAACGCGATGCTGACGGCGGCGCGGTCGCTGGAAGACATCGCAGGCGATGCCTCCGGCAAGTCGCAGGCCGCCGGCTCGGCCTCGGAGACCGCGAGTGCCAATGTCCGGTCCGTCGCCGCCGCGGCGGAGGAGCTTTCCTCTTCCATCGCCGAAATCGCGCGCCAGATCGCCCAGACCAACAACATCGTCGAACAGGCGACACAGGGTGCGCAGGGGACCAACGAACGCGTCGCGCGGCTTGCGGAATCCGCCAGCAAGATCGGTGAAGTCGTGACGCTCATCCAGGCGATCGCCGAACAGACCAACCTTCTGGCGCTGAACGCCACCATCGAGGCTGCGCGCGCCGGCGAGTCCGGCAAGGGCTTTGCCGTCGTGGCCGCCGAAGTCAAGGAACTGGCCACCCAGACCTCCAAGGCGACCGAGGAGATCGGGGCCCAGATCACCGCGATCCAGAACGAAACCGGGCACGCGGTGTCCGCCATTTCGCAGATCGCCGAGACGATGCAGGAGGTCAACAGCTACACGTCGTCGATCGCCGCCGCCGTCGAGGAACAGGGCGCCGCCACCGGCGAGATCTCGCGCAACGTCGCGGAAGCCGCAGCGGGTACGGGTCTTGTGTCCAGCAACATCGTCGGGCTTGGCGAGTCGGTTGCGCGTACGGCCTCTGCAGCGACCGAGATGGAAGACACCATCGAGGAAGTGACCCGGCAGACCGATGCGGTGCGCCATTCCGTCGACCGGTTCCTGGAGCGTGTCGCCTCGTGAGGTGATGCCTCCGGCGCATTCCGCTCCGGTTTCAGATCTTCCAGACCGCGCAGGACCGCCTCCTGCGCGGTCTTCGCTTTCCCGACCGCCTCCTGTATGAAGGCGGGATGCTGCCTGTTTCGATCAACGCCGAAACCCGTGACCGCTACCGCCGCCGCAACCGCGTTCACACGCTGTTCCTGGCGTTTGGCGCGATCGTGCTGCTTGGTCTTTGCGCCTGGACGCTGGCCGGGCCGACAGGTGTCGTTTGGGCGGCGTTCGGCGGCGGCGCGTCGCTCGTCATGGCCACGCACATGTCGCCGCACATGGTGCTCGGGCTCTATGGTGCCCGCAAGCTGTCCCCCCACGATTATCCCCAGGTCCACCGGATCGTGCGACTGTTGTCGGAACGCGCGGGCCTGGCGGAGCCGCCGCGGCTCTATCGGGTGCCGAGCCGGATGATGAATGCCTTTTCCACCGGTCGGCGCGACGAGGCGGTGATCTGCATGACCGATGCGCTGATCGCCCGGCTGGACGCGCGCGAATTCGTCGGCGTCATGGCGCATGAGCTCGCCCATATCGTGCATGAGGACATCACCGTGATGGCGCTGGCCGACATCGTGAGCCGCATGACCGCGGTGATGTCGGCGCTCGGGCTGTTTCTCGTGATCTTCAACCTGCCCGCCCTTTTGACAGGCGGCGGCGATGTTCCCTATGCGGCGATCGTCGTCCTGATCGTTGCACCGACGCTTGGAACGGCGCTTCAGCTTGGCCTGTCGCGCACGCGCGAGTATGAGGCGGATCTCGGCGCCGCCGCGCTCACCGGCGATCCGGATGGTCTGGCGAAGGCCCTCTTGAAGCTTGAGCGTGTCCAGGGACGCATGTGGGAAGCGATGCTGCCGCAGGGCGCGCGTATTCCCGATCCGTCCGTGTTGCGCACGCACCCGGTCACGGACGAGCGGGTGCGCCGACTGGAGGCGCTGAAGGCGCAGCCCGATCGCTGGGTCGACATTGGTGAGCGCACCCATGTGCGCGGGCACTCTCCAGTGCCCGACACAGGCCCTCCGCGCCGGCGGTTGCGCGGGCTGGGTGCCTGGTACTGAGTACCTGGTACAGAGTAGGTGACACGATCCGGGGAGGGGCTCAGCTCATCCAGCGCAGGGTGCGACCCTTGACCGGATTGGCGAACGGTCGGTCTTCCGCGCCCGAGCGGGTCCATTCGTCCTTGAGCTGCATCCACCAGCGCCCCTGCGTGTCGGCATCGTTGATCAGCATCAGCCGGGGATTGTGCTTCAGACCCTCGCGCTGCTGGATGACGACGCGCCGGTCCTGGTCGAGAAACACCTTCATCAGGTGTCGGATCAGCGGCTTGAACGGGCCGACCCAGCCCATGCTGGCCCAGAACATCTGTCGCACTTCCGTGTGCGACCGGTCGACGGGCGTGATGGTCGTCAGCCCGACGACGCTGTGGCGGCTGCCCTGGATGTGCTCGACCCTGAGGCCCGGAAGCGCATAACGGATCTCGGTGGTGACATTGTCGCCAAGCACCTTGTAGGCGATGTTCTGCGGCGGCAGCTTGTGCCGTGCCATGGCCCAGCCAAGCTCGGCCGGCTCGAACAGCTTTTCCTTCGCCCTGAGCTTCGCGGCGTTCTTCTTGAACCACCATGAGGTGTGCACGAAGGCCGCATGCGTCGGATCCATCAGCCCAAGGGCCGCGTGATCGACCGAGCACACGAAGGGCAGCATGATGTGAAGGCGCGGACCCGCGTCCGCGGGAAAATCCGGCAGCAGGGGCGGGGCGGGCTGGCGTCCGTCTTCCGGCGCCTCGCCCTCTTGCGCGAAATAGATCCAGATCAGTCCGTTTTGCTCGCGCACCGGATAGGCACCGCAACTGATCCTGGAATAGTCGATGGTCTGGGTTTCATGGGTGGAAGGAATGTCGACGCAGCGCCCGTCGGTGTCGAACTTCCAGCCGTGATAGCAGCATTGCACGGTCTCGCCGTCGAACCAGCCGTGGCGGAGCGGAATGCCGCGGTGCGGGCAGATGTCGCGCAGGCAGAACACGTCACCACTTGCGGCGCGCGCGATCAGCAAGGGCTCGCCCATCAGCGTTTTGCCGAGCATCTTGCCGGGTTTGATCTCCGATGAGGGGCACGCCACGTACCACAGGCCGCGCAACAGGTCGGCTTCGAGATTGTGCATCCGAAATGACTCCAGAGGGCGAAATGTCGCCCCATCACCTACCCGGTCGCGACCGCGCGCTCAAGACGCGCGTGGTGAAAAGCGGCGCTCAAGACGCGCGTGGTGAAAAGCGGCGCTCAAGATGCGCGTCGGGAAAAGCGGCGTCCCGGGGCGCCGCGAAGCAGCGGCGCGCCCATGCAAAAGGGGCGTGCCCGCAGGACACGCCCCTTGTTCGTCAGGCTCGGTCGACCTCGGCTCAGGCCGACAGCGCGCCCTTCGCCTTCTCGGTCAGTGCCTTGAAGGCTTCCGGCTCGCGGATCGCGAGATCGGAGAGAACCTTGCGGTCGACCTCGATGCCGGCCTTGTTCAGGCCGTTGATGAAGCGGCCGTAGGTGAGGCCTTCTTCACGCACGGCGGCGTTGATGCGCTGGATCCACAGGGCGCGGAAATTGCGCTTGCGGGCCTTGCGGTCGCGGTAGGCGTATTGCGCTGCGCGCTCCACGGCCTGCTTGGCGACACGGATGGTGTTCTTGCGACGGCCATAATAGCCCTTGGCGGCTTTGATGACCTTCTTGTGCTTTGCGTGGGCGGCGACGCCCCTTTTGACACGCGACATGGGTTTCTAACTCCAGGAATATGGGGAACGTCGTCAGTTCAGCCGTAAGGCAGGAACTGCTTGACGACGCGGGCATCGGGCTCCGACAGGGTCGTCGTGCCGCGGGCATTGCGGATGAACTTGTTCGACCGCTTGATCATGCCGTGCCGCTTTCCCGCCTGGGCGGTCTTGACCTTTCCGGTCGCGGTCAGCTTGAAGCGCTTTTTGGCGCCGGATTTCGTCTTCAGCTTGGGCATTTTGCATCCTTTCTTTCCCGGCGGAGGCTGAAGTCCACCGGTTGTTGTTGGAAGCCGTTTTCGAACCGCCACGGCATGCCCGTATGTCGTGAGACCGAGGCAAAACCAATCGTCCCGCGAAGCCGGGCGGCTCGGGACACGGGCTTATAGGCGCGAGTGGCTCAAAACACAAGGGTCTTGTGGCCTGAGCGCTCGCCACACCGTGGCCCGGTTGGATGCGCCGCGGAAAACCGGGACGCAAATACGCGAAAGGCCCGGCCGGAGCCGGACCTTGTGCTTGAAAAAACGCGTGAAGATGATCAGCGCGCGATCGGCGCCATGACCATGACCATCTGCCGGCCCTCGAGACGCGGGTGCGATTCCACCTTGGCGAACTCGGAGGTCTCGTCGCGCACCTTGTTCAGGAGCGCGATGCCAAGATCCTGATGCGCCATCTCGCGGCCACGGAAGCGCAGGGTCACCTTGACCTTGTCGCCTTCGTCGAAGAACCGCTTC of Stappia sp. ES.058 contains these proteins:
- the rpmI gene encoding 50S ribosomal protein L35, producing MPKLKTKSGAKKRFKLTATGKVKTAQAGKRHGMIKRSNKFIRNARGTTTLSEPDARVVKQFLPYG
- a CDS encoding aromatic ring-hydroxylating dioxygenase subunit alpha — protein: MHNLEADLLRGLWYVACPSSEIKPGKMLGKTLMGEPLLIARAASGDVFCLRDICPHRGIPLRHGWFDGETVQCCYHGWKFDTDGRCVDIPSTHETQTIDYSRISCGAYPVREQNGLIWIYFAQEGEAPEDGRQPAPPLLPDFPADAGPRLHIMLPFVCSVDHAALGLMDPTHAAFVHTSWWFKKNAAKLRAKEKLFEPAELGWAMARHKLPPQNIAYKVLGDNVTTEIRYALPGLRVEHIQGSRHSVVGLTTITPVDRSHTEVRQMFWASMGWVGPFKPLIRHLMKVFLDQDRRVVIQQREGLKHNPRLMLINDADTQGRWWMQLKDEWTRSGAEDRPFANPVKGRTLRWMS
- a CDS encoding zinc metalloprotease HtpX → MLPVSINAETRDRYRRRNRVHTLFLAFGAIVLLGLCAWTLAGPTGVVWAAFGGGASLVMATHMSPHMVLGLYGARKLSPHDYPQVHRIVRLLSERAGLAEPPRLYRVPSRMMNAFSTGRRDEAVICMTDALIARLDAREFVGVMAHELAHIVHEDITVMALADIVSRMTAVMSALGLFLVIFNLPALLTGGGDVPYAAIVVLIVAPTLGTALQLGLSRTREYEADLGAAALTGDPDGLAKALLKLERVQGRMWEAMLPQGARIPDPSVLRTHPVTDERVRRLEALKAQPDRWVDIGERTHVRGHSPVPDTGPPRRRLRGLGAWY
- a CDS encoding methyl-accepting chemotaxis protein; the protein is MNEAVETRSSGLDGMRQRFAKVYVIFTWLNVLVVMAVAWGSENVSAVVVSAAALLMGAATTAAWLKEGTGVPARIVSAMSMAGLVSLLVAAMGGGDPAHSFQIDGHMYFFAALAILAGWVDWRALVAFSAVVAVHHLVFNLMMPAMVFPDGANFLRVVMHAVVIVLETGALIWLTAQVQATFASAMHAVDEANAARHESENLKVADDARREADLARQADIETGIVEFRKDIETKLDDVTARANAMLTAARSLEDIAGDASGKSQAAGSASETASANVRSVAAAAEELSSSIAEIARQIAQTNNIVEQATQGAQGTNERVARLAESASKIGEVVTLIQAIAEQTNLLALNATIEAARAGESGKGFAVVAAEVKELATQTSKATEEIGAQITAIQNETGHAVSAISQIAETMQEVNSYTSSIAAAVEEQGAATGEISRNVAEAAAGTGLVSSNIVGLGESVARTASAATEMEDTIEEVTRQTDAVRHSVDRFLERVAS
- the rplT gene encoding 50S ribosomal protein L20, whose translation is MSRVKRGVAAHAKHKKVIKAAKGYYGRRKNTIRVAKQAVERAAQYAYRDRKARKRNFRALWIQRINAAVREEGLTYGRFINGLNKAGIEVDRKVLSDLAIREPEAFKALTEKAKGALSA